From a region of the Pontixanthobacter gangjinensis genome:
- a CDS encoding oxidoreductase, whose amino-acid sequence MVSPQAPIKSPFGHRTTANEVVQGIDLTGRTIVVTGGYSGLGTETVRALAGAGADVVVGARRPDVAQEVLAEMPGSISILPLDLSDPASIDSFAEALSGQISKIDILINNAAIMACPLARDARGFESQFATNHLGHFQMTARLWPLLKAADGARVVALSSVGHRICGVDLEDPNFERRDYEKWPAYGQAKSANALFALQLDKIGEAHGVRAFAVHPGGIVTPLQRHLTHEEQVAMGWFDEAGNTHESFKSVGAGAATSVWCATSPLLDGMGGVYCEDCNVGAMADDTTPRGSGVAPHIRDEAVADALWTKSEELTGVSFPG is encoded by the coding sequence ATGGTTTCTCCACAAGCCCCCATCAAGTCGCCTTTCGGCCACCGCACCACTGCCAACGAAGTTGTTCAGGGTATCGATCTTACTGGCAGAACAATTGTCGTGACCGGCGGATATTCGGGGCTCGGAACTGAGACGGTGCGCGCATTGGCCGGGGCCGGCGCGGATGTTGTGGTTGGCGCGAGGCGGCCCGATGTAGCACAAGAAGTGCTGGCGGAAATGCCCGGCAGCATCTCAATTCTACCACTCGATCTGTCCGATCCGGCATCGATAGATAGCTTTGCCGAGGCGCTTTCAGGGCAGATTTCCAAGATCGATATTCTGATCAACAATGCCGCGATTATGGCCTGCCCGCTGGCGCGTGACGCGCGCGGGTTTGAAAGCCAGTTTGCGACCAATCACTTGGGTCACTTCCAGATGACAGCGCGACTGTGGCCCTTGCTGAAGGCGGCAGATGGCGCGCGCGTTGTGGCGCTGTCTTCTGTCGGCCACCGTATCTGCGGGGTTGATCTGGAGGATCCTAATTTTGAGCGGCGCGATTATGAAAAATGGCCTGCTTACGGACAGGCGAAATCGGCCAATGCTCTATTTGCCTTACAGCTTGATAAAATTGGCGAGGCTCACGGCGTGCGCGCCTTTGCTGTCCATCCCGGCGGCATTGTGACTCCTCTCCAGCGCCACCTGACTCACGAGGAACAGGTCGCGATGGGCTGGTTTGATGAGGCCGGCAACACGCATGAATCCTTCAAATCGGTTGGTGCAGGCGCGGCGACCAGCGTATGGTGCGCCACCTCACCGCTGTTGGATGGTATGGGAGGCGTCTATTGCGAGGATTGTAATGTGGGCGCGATGGCAGACGACACCACGCCGCGCGGATCGGGCGTGGCCCCGCATATCCGCGATGAAGCGGTAGCCGATGCGCTTTGGACCAAGTCAGAAGAACTGACGGGGGTTAGCTTCCCGGGTTGA
- a CDS encoding endonuclease III domain-containing protein: MNIRYYGMGRTIPESDAAEIFVRLAEAMPGRTANAKGPKGQPDAFRSCISCMLSAQSLDRNTAKAARALFDLAQTPEDVLELDDRDIAAAIKPCGLYNVKTRNIRKFCQALLAEHGGLVPSTRKGLLGLPGIGRKCADIVMSFTFGTDVIAVDTHVHRVCNRIGLTDAKTADVTAQQLEARAPKWALRDGHFWLIQFGKKVCTARAPKCESCPVSDLCLWYAERSAQ; this comes from the coding sequence GTGAATATCCGCTACTATGGCATGGGTCGAACGATTCCGGAAAGCGATGCCGCAGAAATCTTTGTCCGGTTGGCAGAGGCGATGCCCGGCAGGACCGCCAATGCGAAGGGCCCCAAGGGGCAGCCGGACGCGTTCCGCTCCTGCATTTCATGTATGCTGTCGGCCCAATCTCTGGACCGCAACACTGCCAAAGCAGCGCGCGCATTGTTCGATCTGGCACAAACGCCCGAAGATGTGCTGGAACTTGATGACCGCGATATTGCCGCTGCGATCAAGCCGTGCGGGCTGTATAATGTGAAGACCCGCAACATCCGCAAATTCTGCCAGGCATTGCTGGCCGAGCATGGCGGGCTGGTGCCAAGTACTCGCAAGGGGTTGCTTGGCCTGCCGGGAATCGGCCGCAAATGTGCCGATATTGTGATGAGTTTCACCTTCGGAACGGATGTGATTGCGGTCGATACTCATGTTCACCGGGTCTGCAACCGTATTGGCTTAACCGATGCCAAGACCGCTGACGTTACGGCACAGCAGCTTGAGGCGCGCGCGCCGAAATGGGCCTTGCGAGACGGGCACTTCTGGCTCATTCAGTTCGGCAAGAAAGTGTGCACGGCGCGCGCTCCAAAATGCGAATCCTGCCCTGTCTCCGATCTGTGCCTTTGGTATGCGGAGCGTTCGGCACAATAA
- a CDS encoding NAD(P)H-dependent flavin oxidoreductase produces MKTAITEMFGIQHPIIQGGMHYVGFAEMAAAVSNAGGLGIITALTQKTPADLANEIARCKDMTDKPIGVNVTFLPTVNAPDYPAIIKTIIEGGVTVVETAGNNPVAVLPYLKDAGIKVIHKCTAVRHALKAQSIGCDAVSVDGFECGGHPGEDDIPNFILLPRAADELEIPFVSSGGMADGRSLMASIALGAAGMNMGTRFIATKEAPVHENVKAAIVAASELDTRLVMRPLRNTERVMTNDAVEELLRIEKEKGDDLKFEDVIEQVAGVYPRIMMEGEMDAGAWSCGMVAGLINDIPTCQELIDRIMAEAEEIRVRMNAISA; encoded by the coding sequence ATGAAAACCGCCATCACCGAAATGTTCGGCATCCAGCATCCAATTATTCAGGGCGGCATGCATTATGTCGGCTTTGCTGAAATGGCAGCGGCGGTTTCCAATGCTGGCGGGCTGGGAATTATCACTGCTCTGACCCAGAAGACGCCTGCCGATCTCGCCAATGAAATTGCGCGCTGCAAAGATATGACCGACAAGCCGATCGGCGTAAACGTCACCTTCCTGCCCACAGTCAACGCACCCGATTATCCCGCGATTATCAAAACGATCATCGAAGGCGGCGTGACCGTCGTGGAGACCGCCGGTAACAATCCGGTCGCGGTCTTGCCTTACCTGAAAGACGCGGGGATCAAGGTGATCCATAAATGCACCGCCGTTCGGCACGCTTTGAAAGCGCAAAGCATCGGCTGCGATGCGGTCTCGGTCGACGGGTTCGAATGCGGCGGCCATCCGGGCGAAGATGATATTCCGAACTTCATCCTGCTTCCGCGTGCTGCGGACGAGCTGGAAATTCCGTTCGTTTCCTCTGGCGGGATGGCCGATGGCCGCTCGCTAATGGCATCGATCGCTTTGGGTGCCGCGGGTATGAACATGGGCACGCGCTTCATCGCCACAAAGGAAGCGCCGGTGCATGAGAATGTGAAGGCTGCAATTGTCGCGGCCAGCGAACTCGACACGCGGCTGGTGATGCGCCCGCTGCGCAATACAGAGCGGGTCATGACCAATGACGCGGTCGAAGAATTGCTCCGAATCGAAAAAGAAAAAGGTGACGACCTGAAGTTCGAAGATGTCATCGAACAGGTCGCAGGCGTCTATCCGCGGATCATGATGGAGGGCGAAATGGATGCCGGCGCATGGAGCTGCGGGATGGTTGCAGGCCTGATTAATGACATCCCGACCTGTCAGGAATTGATCGACCGGATCATGGCCGAAGCGGAAGAAATCCGCGTGCGGATGAATGCGATCTCGGCGTGA
- a CDS encoding DUF924 family protein → MTDPRPGWAKFLLQTWFEELGPKDWFGSSDAVDAMLRERFEDTLHTLSDRPASDFQTGTTTAQAAILLFDQVPRNLYRGTAQAFAYDPLALQLAKDFITSGRDAQLPDAQRQFIAMPLMHSEELSDQDASLAYFTEHLPDNSSFAKSHHEMIERFSRFPHRNEAIGRSTTKAEQRAIDDGFSW, encoded by the coding sequence GTGACTGACCCACGTCCCGGCTGGGCAAAATTCCTGTTACAAACATGGTTTGAAGAGCTTGGGCCAAAAGATTGGTTCGGCTCCAGCGACGCGGTCGATGCGATGCTTCGCGAACGGTTTGAAGATACGCTGCACACTCTGTCCGATAGACCCGCCTCCGATTTTCAAACAGGCACCACTACCGCGCAAGCTGCAATTTTGCTGTTCGATCAAGTCCCGCGCAATCTCTATCGCGGAACGGCGCAGGCCTTCGCATATGATCCTCTGGCTCTCCAGCTGGCCAAGGATTTCATAACGTCAGGCCGCGATGCTCAGCTGCCGGATGCGCAGCGCCAATTTATCGCGATGCCGCTGATGCATAGCGAGGAGCTTTCCGATCAGGATGCCAGCCTAGCCTATTTCACCGAGCATTTGCCGGACAATTCGTCCTTCGCCAAAAGCCACCACGAAATGATCGAACGATTTTCCCGCTTCCCGCACCGCAATGAAGCGATTGGCCGCTCGACCACGAAGGCCGAGCAGCGCGCGATTGACGACGGGTTCAGTTGGTAG
- the tldD gene encoding metalloprotease TldD: protein MIPTDIHSLLYTDGKLTPDEASAITAQTLGNCDDGELYLQHSETEAFTFDDGRLKTADYSRDSGFGLRGVSGEMTGFAHANDISAAAIRRAGETLQLLDPATGTTSPQPRRSNQKLYTDASPLDAVSFAEKVSLLERIDAAARARDPRVSQVTASLAASWSVIEIVRADGLRATDIRPLVRLNVSVVAEVNGRRERGTFGFGGRYLYDQMFEEAEWNRAIDEAVAQAMVNLESIDAPAGEMPVLLAPGWPGIILHEAVGHGLEGDFNRKGTSAFSGRIGERVAAPGVTIVDDGSIANRRGSLTIDDEGTPTEETVLIEDGILKGYMQDRLNARLMGVQPTGNGRRESYQHAPMPRMTNTFMRGGQDDPADLLAGMKRGIFCKSFGGGQVDIVSGRFTFSCTEAYLVEDGKLGAPIKGATLIGDGPTVLTKVEGIGNDMALDEGIGMCGKGGQSVPAGVGQPTLLVGGLTVGGTA from the coding sequence ATGATACCAACCGATATTCACTCGCTCCTCTATACAGATGGCAAGCTTACCCCTGACGAGGCGAGCGCCATAACTGCGCAAACTCTCGGCAATTGCGATGATGGGGAGCTGTACCTGCAACATAGCGAGACCGAGGCTTTCACATTTGATGATGGCCGCTTGAAAACCGCCGACTATTCGCGAGATTCGGGCTTTGGTCTTCGCGGGGTATCGGGCGAAATGACCGGCTTTGCCCATGCCAATGATATCAGCGCCGCCGCCATTCGCCGCGCCGGCGAAACGTTGCAATTGCTCGATCCGGCCACCGGAACAACCTCGCCTCAGCCGCGCAGAAGCAATCAGAAACTCTACACCGATGCCAGCCCGCTTGACGCAGTATCCTTTGCGGAGAAAGTATCCCTGCTGGAGCGCATCGATGCCGCAGCCCGGGCGCGCGATCCGCGTGTTTCGCAAGTGACCGCCTCGCTTGCCGCGAGCTGGAGCGTGATCGAAATAGTTCGCGCCGATGGCTTGCGCGCCACCGACATTCGTCCGCTGGTGCGTTTGAATGTCAGCGTTGTTGCCGAAGTAAATGGCCGGCGGGAACGCGGCACGTTCGGGTTTGGCGGACGGTATTTGTATGACCAGATGTTTGAGGAAGCCGAGTGGAACCGAGCCATCGACGAGGCGGTTGCACAGGCGATGGTCAATCTTGAAAGCATCGACGCCCCAGCCGGGGAAATGCCTGTGCTGCTCGCGCCTGGTTGGCCTGGGATCATTCTGCACGAAGCTGTCGGGCACGGGCTAGAGGGCGACTTCAACCGCAAGGGAACCAGCGCCTTTTCCGGCCGGATCGGAGAGCGCGTTGCGGCCCCCGGCGTCACGATTGTGGATGATGGCAGCATCGCAAACAGGCGCGGCTCGCTGACAATTGACGATGAAGGCACGCCGACCGAGGAGACCGTGCTGATCGAAGATGGTATCCTGAAAGGATACATGCAGGATCGCCTGAACGCGCGATTGATGGGCGTCCAGCCGACCGGCAACGGACGGCGCGAATCCTATCAACACGCGCCGATGCCGCGAATGACCAACACATTTATGCGCGGCGGTCAGGATGACCCCGCCGATCTGCTGGCTGGTATGAAGCGCGGCATTTTCTGCAAGAGTTTTGGCGGTGGGCAAGTCGATATTGTTTCGGGCCGCTTTACCTTCTCCTGCACCGAGGCCTACTTGGTCGAAGACGGCAAATTGGGCGCTCCGATCAAGGGAGCAACGCTTATCGGCGACGGACCAACAGTGCTGACCAAGGTTGAAGGCATCGGCAATGATATGGCGCTGGATGAGGGTATCGGCATGTGCGGCAAAGGCGGGCAAAGCGTGCCGGCCGGTGTGGGTCAGCCGACATTGCTCGTGGGCGGCTTGACGGTTGGCGGAACGGCCTGA
- a CDS encoding zinc-finger domain-containing protein: protein MSTLPPETIKTATRRVSCDGATAIRGGSDYRPAALGHPKVYLEIDEHGYVDCGYCDRRFVLEGGPADGADQSQLTDIANGSDPGHR, encoded by the coding sequence ATGAGCACCCTGCCACCAGAAACCATCAAAACCGCAACACGCCGCGTCAGCTGCGATGGCGCGACCGCAATCCGTGGCGGCAGCGATTACCGCCCTGCCGCCTTGGGTCATCCCAAGGTCTATCTGGAAATCGACGAGCATGGCTATGTCGATTGCGGATATTGCGACCGACGCTTCGTGCTTGAAGGCGGCCCGGCGGATGGCGCGGATCAATCGCAATTGACCGATATTGCAAACGGCAGCGACCCGGGCCACCGCTAA
- a CDS encoding ABC transporter ATP-binding protein, whose translation MSQPPAIEIRDVVKRYAGVKGPKGAVEGKLALKGVSFDVPEGGIFGLLGPNGAGKSTLINILAGLVTKTSGSAEIWGFDIDTQRRNAKRAIGIVPQEIVFDPFFTPYEVLENQAGFYGIAKSLRRSEELLKAVHLADKRDAYARTLSGGMKRRLLIAKAMVHTPPILILDEPTAGVDVELRRLLWELVQQLNADGVTVVLTTHYLEEAEQLCDRVAIINHGELIANKPTREMVDMAREKIVAVTVGADLTAAPNHDAFVKSELAGERGVEITYNKDKLTAGQVLAILQEQGLVVEDVTTREADLEDVFVSLTSASAGESA comes from the coding sequence ATGAGCCAGCCCCCCGCAATTGAGATCCGTGATGTCGTCAAACGCTATGCCGGCGTGAAGGGGCCAAAAGGAGCAGTCGAAGGTAAGCTGGCGCTCAAAGGCGTCAGTTTCGATGTGCCCGAAGGCGGTATTTTCGGATTGCTCGGCCCCAATGGTGCCGGCAAATCTACGCTGATCAACATTCTTGCCGGATTGGTTACGAAAACCAGCGGAAGCGCCGAGATCTGGGGCTTCGACATTGATACACAGCGCCGCAACGCGAAACGCGCCATCGGCATCGTTCCGCAGGAAATCGTGTTTGATCCGTTCTTCACTCCCTATGAAGTGCTCGAAAATCAGGCCGGATTCTACGGAATTGCCAAAAGCCTGCGCCGCTCGGAAGAATTGCTGAAGGCGGTCCATCTGGCGGATAAGCGCGATGCCTATGCGCGGACATTATCGGGCGGGATGAAGCGGCGTTTGCTGATTGCCAAGGCGATGGTCCATACCCCGCCGATCCTCATTCTGGACGAACCGACCGCTGGCGTTGATGTGGAATTGCGCCGATTGCTATGGGAATTGGTCCAGCAATTGAACGCCGATGGCGTAACGGTTGTGCTGACCACGCATTACCTCGAAGAAGCCGAGCAATTGTGCGATCGTGTGGCAATCATAAACCACGGCGAGCTGATCGCCAACAAGCCGACCCGCGAAATGGTCGATATGGCGCGGGAGAAGATTGTTGCTGTTACTGTTGGTGCTGACCTGACAGCCGCTCCTAATCACGATGCCTTCGTCAAATCCGAACTGGCGGGTGAACGCGGAGTCGAGATTACCTATAATAAGGACAAGCTGACCGCAGGACAGGTTCTTGCGATCTTGCAGGAGCAGGGGCTGGTTGTCGAAGATGTGACCACGCGTGAAGCGGATCTGGAAGATGTTTTTGTGAGCCTGACGAGCGCATCTGCAGGGGAGAGTGCATAA
- a CDS encoding putative quinol monooxygenase, whose product MLLIVGTVRMPAENLNEARYAMQEMIEASLEEDGCAAYAYSEDVIEPGLIHVTEAWRDREALDAHFASDHLAEWRANWDRFGIHDRDLQLFEAGAAERI is encoded by the coding sequence ATGTTGTTGATTGTCGGGACTGTCCGCATGCCTGCGGAAAACCTGAATGAAGCGCGATATGCGATGCAGGAAATGATCGAAGCGAGTTTGGAGGAGGATGGCTGTGCTGCCTATGCCTATTCAGAGGATGTGATCGAGCCGGGCCTGATCCATGTCACCGAGGCATGGCGAGACCGCGAAGCACTGGACGCCCATTTTGCTTCAGACCACCTGGCCGAATGGCGTGCAAATTGGGACCGGTTCGGCATTCATGACCGCGACCTGCAATTGTTTGAGGCAGGTGCAGCCGAGCGAATTTGA
- the nadB gene encoding L-aspartate oxidase, whose protein sequence is MSEQYDVLIIGSGAAGLTAALALAETKNVLVLAKGGLDGGSTAWAQGGIAAVLDAGDTFDNHIHDTMRAGAGLNRKETVEFVIEGAPRSIERLIELGVPFNQDSGDLHLTREGGHSHRRIVHVDDATGWAVQEALLNAAHANPNITMLAGRACVDLITGRHEAVYSGAGRVWGAYALNQESGEVEAYTARATILAAGGTGRVYQFSTAPRGATGDGIAMAWRAGARVSNMEMMQFHPTCLYNLEVKNFLITEAVRGEGGHLLHPVTGHRFMADYDPERMELAPRDVVARAIDDQIKRYGLDYVHLDISHETPEFVKGHFPTIYDKLMGLGIDMTAGPIPVVPAQHYTCGGVLVGLDARTDLPGLWAAGEVTESGLHGANRLASNSLLECFVFGEAAAKDIAERWDELLAPPAVKPWDESRVTDSDEEVVVKQNWTEIRRFMWNYVGIVRTTKRLERARNRIEMMNKEVQDYYGSFRVTTDLIELRNLLQAAELIVTSALARHESRGLHYTLDYPETAEVARDTVLVP, encoded by the coding sequence ATGAGCGAACAATATGACGTCCTGATTATCGGGTCTGGCGCTGCTGGCCTGACCGCTGCCCTGGCTTTGGCTGAAACCAAGAATGTTCTTGTGCTGGCCAAGGGCGGACTCGACGGCGGCTCGACCGCGTGGGCGCAGGGCGGGATCGCCGCTGTGCTCGATGCAGGCGATACGTTCGATAATCATATTCATGATACGATGCGCGCAGGCGCTGGCCTCAACCGCAAGGAAACGGTCGAATTCGTGATTGAAGGTGCGCCGCGGAGCATCGAGCGGCTGATCGAACTGGGCGTGCCTTTCAACCAGGATTCAGGCGATTTGCACCTGACCCGCGAAGGCGGCCATTCGCACCGGCGGATTGTGCATGTCGATGATGCGACGGGCTGGGCGGTGCAGGAGGCGCTGCTCAATGCCGCCCATGCGAATCCGAACATTACCATGCTGGCAGGTCGCGCTTGCGTTGATTTGATTACCGGACGACACGAAGCGGTCTATTCGGGGGCGGGCCGCGTTTGGGGTGCCTATGCGCTTAATCAGGAAAGCGGCGAGGTCGAGGCCTATACCGCACGGGCAACCATTCTGGCGGCAGGCGGGACTGGCCGCGTCTATCAATTCTCAACCGCGCCAAGGGGGGCGACGGGTGATGGTATAGCTATGGCATGGCGCGCAGGGGCGCGGGTTTCCAATATGGAGATGATGCAATTTCACCCGACCTGTCTGTATAATCTTGAGGTCAAAAACTTCCTGATTACGGAGGCCGTTCGCGGCGAGGGCGGTCATTTGCTGCATCCGGTAACCGGTCACCGGTTCATGGCGGATTATGATCCCGAACGGATGGAGTTGGCCCCGCGTGATGTGGTGGCGCGTGCAATCGATGACCAGATCAAACGCTATGGTCTCGACTATGTTCATCTCGATATCAGCCATGAAACGCCAGAGTTTGTAAAGGGTCACTTCCCGACGATTTATGACAAGCTGATGGGGCTAGGCATCGATATGACGGCCGGCCCGATACCGGTTGTTCCTGCGCAGCATTATACCTGCGGCGGGGTGCTGGTTGGCCTTGATGCGAGGACTGATTTGCCCGGCCTGTGGGCGGCTGGCGAAGTGACCGAAAGCGGGCTTCACGGCGCGAACCGCCTTGCCTCCAACAGCTTGCTCGAATGCTTCGTGTTTGGCGAGGCGGCGGCCAAAGACATTGCCGAAAGATGGGATGAATTGCTGGCCCCGCCCGCGGTCAAACCTTGGGATGAAAGCCGCGTTACCGATTCTGACGAGGAGGTGGTGGTAAAGCAGAACTGGACCGAAATCCGCCGCTTCATGTGGAACTATGTCGGCATTGTCCGCACCACAAAACGGCTGGAGCGGGCGCGCAACCGGATCGAGATGATGAACAAGGAAGTGCAGGATTATTATGGCAGCTTCCGCGTCACCACCGATTTGATTGAGCTGCGCAATCTCTTGCAGGCAGCGGAACTGATCGTCACATCGGCACTGGCGCGGCACGAAAGCCGGGGCCTCCATTACACGCTCGATTATCCCGAAACGGCAGAGGTCGCGCGAGATACGGTACTGGTGCCTTAA
- a CDS encoding VIT1/CCC1 transporter family protein — MRALHSEQHNITRIGWLRAAVLGANDGIVSTASLIVGVAAASADVPAILLAGSAGLAAGALSMAAGEYVSVSSQSDTEAADLARERQELIDQPEFELEELAGVYRSRGLDDDLARQVAVQLTAHDALGAHARDELAISHLTTAKPLQAAVASAFTFAIGAALPLLTVLVVPQGWIVKSVVAASLLFLAILGALGAKAGGAPVLRPVLRVVFWGAIAMAVTAGVGALFGVATA, encoded by the coding sequence ATGAGAGCACTTCACAGCGAACAGCATAATATTACCCGCATCGGCTGGCTGCGCGCGGCCGTGCTCGGTGCGAATGACGGGATTGTTTCGACTGCCAGCCTGATCGTCGGGGTGGCGGCGGCTTCGGCGGATGTACCGGCGATTTTGCTTGCAGGCTCTGCCGGGCTGGCGGCGGGCGCTCTGTCGATGGCGGCAGGGGAATATGTCTCGGTCAGCTCGCAATCGGATACTGAAGCTGCCGATCTTGCGCGCGAGCGGCAGGAATTGATCGACCAGCCCGAATTCGAGCTTGAGGAATTGGCAGGCGTCTATCGCAGCCGCGGCCTCGACGATGATCTGGCGCGTCAGGTGGCGGTACAATTGACCGCGCATGATGCGCTTGGCGCACATGCGCGCGACGAGCTGGCAATCTCGCATCTGACTACCGCCAAACCACTCCAAGCAGCCGTCGCCTCTGCCTTTACCTTTGCGATTGGCGCGGCTTTGCCGCTCCTCACGGTGCTGGTTGTTCCGCAGGGATGGATCGTAAAGAGCGTGGTCGCAGCATCGCTGCTGTTCCTTGCAATTCTCGGTGCACTCGGTGCCAAAGCCGGCGGCGCGCCGGTGCTGCGGCCCGTGCTGCGGGTGGTCTTCTGGGGTGCGATAGCGATGGCGGTGACCGCCGGTGTCGGCGCGCTGTTCGGGGTGGCGACCGCATAG
- a CDS encoding DUF6768 family protein, producing the protein MPDPLDTMIDEALNAEERDLLRTIGEEPGYFTQVRGLFGGKIGWVTWLLMAAQTMMFIASVYAAVQFFAATEALEALRWGLPAAVLLILAAMTKLTLWPSLQANRVIHEVKRLELQVARMQMKE; encoded by the coding sequence ATGCCTGATCCACTCGACACCATGATCGACGAAGCCCTTAACGCCGAGGAGCGCGATCTGCTGCGCACGATTGGCGAGGAGCCGGGATATTTCACCCAAGTCCGGGGCCTGTTCGGCGGCAAAATCGGCTGGGTAACTTGGTTGCTGATGGCCGCGCAGACGATGATGTTTATCGCATCGGTCTATGCTGCTGTGCAGTTTTTCGCCGCTACCGAAGCGCTCGAAGCCCTGCGCTGGGGCCTGCCCGCCGCCGTGCTGCTGATCCTCGCGGCCATGACCAAACTAACCTTATGGCCCTCGCTTCAAGCCAACCGCGTGATCCACGAAGTCAAACGGTTGGAACTGCAAGTTGCACGGATGCAGATGAAGGAGTGA
- a CDS encoding RNA polymerase sigma factor: MTVSGANKHPGRLLDEYWVSAARTGDRAAMSQLVKRWQPKLVAHGWRLTGDPEMARDAAQIAWGEIIRGIGGLQDERAFPAWAFRIVSRICAREIGKAVQRRELKNAVAAEPNATETLPEEPSETGALRAAIRQLPAGERAAIALYHFEELRVAEVAVALAVPVGTVKTRLMNARRKLRAILAPKTIEGEDHA, from the coding sequence ATGACAGTTTCGGGGGCCAATAAACATCCGGGCAGATTGCTCGATGAATATTGGGTCTCTGCTGCCAGAACAGGCGATCGGGCGGCAATGAGCCAGTTGGTCAAACGATGGCAGCCCAAACTGGTCGCGCATGGCTGGCGGCTGACGGGCGACCCTGAAATGGCGCGCGATGCAGCGCAAATCGCTTGGGGCGAGATCATTCGCGGAATTGGCGGGTTGCAGGATGAACGCGCCTTCCCCGCTTGGGCTTTCCGCATAGTATCGCGGATTTGCGCCAGAGAAATTGGCAAGGCGGTGCAGCGACGCGAGCTGAAGAACGCCGTCGCTGCGGAACCAAACGCAACCGAGACGTTGCCGGAGGAGCCGTCCGAAACCGGCGCCTTGCGCGCTGCAATCCGGCAATTGCCAGCCGGAGAACGCGCCGCAATCGCGCTGTATCATTTCGAAGAACTGCGGGTGGCGGAAGTCGCCGTCGCGCTCGCCGTGCCTGTGGGGACAGTCAAGACCAGATTGATGAATGCCCGCCGCAAATTGCGTGCGATATTAGCCCCGAAAACCATAGAAGGAGAAGACCATGCCTGA
- a CDS encoding alpha/beta fold hydrolase, whose product MPQITANGLQLEYEDYGDKSAPPILLVMGLGAQLTLWPMELVDALVERGFRVIRYDNRDIGLSHKFEGAKAPGILKLMIFSKFGLPIRTPYSLADMAADGAALLDALGIEKAHIVGASMGGMITQHIGFSHPEKVLSLTSIMSTTGNPKLDRAKPEAIKALTTRPADAEIETIREHGLKLSHAIGSPGYRADPEVIKDKVELNFRRSFYPAGLPRQLAAIIADGCRRTRLGAITAPTLVVHGEDDPLVPLSGGKDTAAHIPGASLKTFPGMGHDLPVELVEPMADAIAEHAKAV is encoded by the coding sequence ATGCCCCAAATCACCGCCAATGGCCTACAGCTCGAATATGAAGATTACGGCGATAAATCCGCGCCACCCATTCTGCTGGTGATGGGGCTCGGCGCGCAGCTGACATTATGGCCGATGGAACTGGTCGATGCGCTGGTGGAGCGTGGATTCCGGGTAATCCGTTATGACAACCGCGACATTGGTCTGAGCCATAAATTCGAAGGGGCGAAGGCGCCGGGCATCTTGAAATTGATGATCTTCAGCAAATTCGGCCTGCCGATCCGTACCCCCTATTCGCTGGCCGATATGGCAGCAGACGGCGCGGCGTTGCTTGATGCGCTGGGGATTGAGAAGGCGCATATTGTCGGAGCGAGCATGGGCGGGATGATCACCCAGCATATCGGTTTCAGCCATCCTGAAAAGGTCCTGTCGCTGACCTCAATCATGTCGACCACCGGCAATCCGAAACTGGACCGGGCCAAGCCCGAAGCAATCAAGGCGCTGACCACCCGCCCTGCTGATGCCGAGATTGAAACCATCCGCGAACACGGCCTCAAATTGTCGCACGCAATCGGCAGCCCCGGCTACCGCGCCGATCCCGAAGTGATCAAGGACAAGGTCGAGTTGAATTTCCGCCGCAGCTTCTATCCCGCGGGTCTGCCGCGCCAATTGGCTGCGATCATCGCCGATGGTTGCCGCCGTACCCGCCTTGGCGCGATTACCGCCCCGACATTGGTGGTGCACGGAGAGGACGATCCGCTGGTGCCGCTGTCAGGCGGGAAGGATACCGCCGCACATATTCCCGGCGCTTCGCTGAAAACATTCCCGGGAATGGGTCACGATCTGCCAGTCGAACTGGTCGAGCCAATGGCTGATGCAATCGCGGAACATGCAAAAGCGGTTTAG